In Chamaesiphon minutus PCC 6605, a genomic segment contains:
- a CDS encoding type IV secretory system conjugative DNA transfer family protein, with amino-acid sequence MKYASVVSQIPSPFPKVPKLDSSLMTVLGLGVLFVILSIIQSRQKKQGKTATARWATPSEIQKCRKLAKSAIRRRKFDNAAYYITEPIGVPVSRPDRILGRKSGASIMFPEINRGMLVCGATGCGKTDNIINPCLHSAIAQGMSIALFDGKGRGGQSETLIPLALRHGYEVRVLAPGDPISNTFNTFDSIKDERDVAGARERVAVLIDNTSEKDAKKDSFFDPAGSSVLSGAFLLAKWVAKTEGDPLLANILMVNQILKLPDLSKRLQACRDTIDPWIYSEFGILTATSKKASQNSPEGSILATAIKMLAPLVIPNYLQTFCGKTTFPGFDPQDPLKVDGKQMVVFMLDPDNVASTVPLIAMAIHQVVAYNLRAGRQEAMVVSLDEFHLLNLPIVLKWLAVDRYNGSSIIIGTQYLSQLDAIYGKDRAKGFLTNCNTKAWFNPGDPDTEQALSKAFGEEELQLKSNSKSYNFGKNSGNSRSENDQLHKKPLIEAHIIGQFPKGKCIIQSPGTGDKDNVSIPFVHQFSYDPKQSKAFKERSIEDYNAVREIICAHNNNSPQTYFSQELHRYTEILERLLTLRSEPETASNSKVILNPLHVIGFNILNLCQAAKFDLSNYTIEPQKKYYVPDDLIVNGDIKSPLSYQDVIKLLEYTRDRDEQPPPPIPAATGVNL; translated from the coding sequence ATGAAATATGCAAGCGTAGTTAGCCAGATTCCCAGTCCGTTTCCAAAGGTACCGAAGTTAGATTCCTCTCTGATGACTGTTTTAGGGCTAGGGGTTCTGTTCGTCATCCTCAGCATCATTCAGAGCAGACAAAAGAAACAAGGAAAAACGGCTACCGCAAGGTGGGCTACTCCAAGCGAGATTCAAAAGTGCCGCAAGCTGGCTAAAAGCGCGATCCGCAGGCGTAAATTCGATAATGCCGCCTACTATATCACCGAACCGATCGGTGTCCCTGTAAGCCGCCCAGACCGCATTCTGGGGCGAAAGTCCGGCGCGAGTATCATGTTTCCCGAAATCAATCGGGGGATGCTAGTCTGCGGTGCTACTGGTTGTGGCAAGACTGACAATATCATCAATCCTTGCCTACATTCGGCGATCGCTCAGGGAATGTCGATCGCGTTATTCGATGGCAAGGGTCGTGGCGGTCAATCTGAGACGTTAATTCCGCTCGCACTCAGACATGGATATGAGGTGAGAGTTTTAGCTCCAGGCGACCCGATTTCCAACACTTTTAATACTTTTGACTCGATTAAAGACGAGCGAGATGTTGCTGGGGCACGGGAGCGAGTAGCAGTACTAATTGACAATACCAGCGAAAAGGATGCTAAGAAGGACTCATTCTTCGATCCTGCGGGATCTTCGGTTTTATCTGGTGCTTTCTTACTAGCTAAATGGGTCGCCAAAACCGAAGGAGATCCGCTGCTTGCCAATATTCTGATGGTGAACCAGATTCTCAAATTGCCCGATTTATCCAAGCGATTGCAAGCCTGTCGCGACACCATCGATCCCTGGATATATTCTGAATTTGGAATCCTGACAGCGACGAGCAAAAAAGCAAGTCAAAATAGTCCCGAAGGTAGTATTTTGGCAACTGCGATTAAAATGCTGGCTCCGCTGGTAATACCGAATTATCTCCAGACGTTTTGCGGTAAAACCACATTTCCAGGCTTCGACCCTCAAGATCCGCTCAAGGTCGATGGCAAGCAAATGGTCGTGTTCATGCTCGATCCCGACAATGTAGCTAGTACCGTGCCATTAATTGCGATGGCAATTCACCAAGTCGTTGCTTATAACCTCAGAGCTGGGAGGCAAGAAGCAATGGTGGTCAGTCTCGACGAGTTTCATTTACTCAATTTACCCATCGTTCTAAAATGGTTGGCTGTCGATCGGTACAACGGATCTTCAATCATCATCGGTACGCAATATCTCAGTCAATTAGATGCCATCTATGGCAAAGATCGAGCTAAAGGCTTTCTAACTAACTGTAATACCAAAGCATGGTTTAACCCTGGCGATCCCGATACCGAACAAGCTCTCTCGAAAGCATTCGGAGAAGAAGAACTCCAATTAAAATCAAACTCTAAGTCTTATAACTTTGGTAAAAATAGTGGTAACAGCCGTTCGGAGAACGACCAGCTACATAAAAAGCCATTGATTGAAGCCCATATTATCGGTCAATTTCCTAAAGGTAAATGTATCATTCAGTCTCCAGGAACGGGAGATAAAGATAACGTTAGTATTCCTTTCGTCCATCAGTTTAGTTACGATCCAAAGCAAAGTAAAGCTTTCAAAGAACGTTCGATCGAGGATTACAATGCTGTTAGAGAAATCATTTGCGCTCACAACAATAATTCTCCTCAAACTTATTTTAGTCAAGAGCTGCATCGTTACACAGAGATCTTAGAACGACTATTGACACTGAGGTCTGAACCTGAAACTGCGAGCAATTCAAAAGTAATTCTCAATCCTTTACATGTGATTGGATTCAATATTTTAAATTTGTGTCAAGCAGCTAAATTCGATCTATCTAACTACACGATCGAGCCTCAAAAAAAATATTATGTCCCTGACGATTTAATAGTCAATGGTGACATTAAATCTCCATTAAGTTATCAAGATGTTATTAAATTGCTAGAATATACAAGAGATCGGGACGAGCAACCGCCGCCGCCCATCCCCGCCGCTACGGGCGTGAATCTCTAG